In the genome of Ignisphaera cupida, one region contains:
- a CDS encoding hydroxymethylglutaryl-CoA synthase, which translates to MPKCSKSGIVGWGVYIPRYRIRADDIVKMWGFDEESAKGIWIEEKAVGNIDEDAVTIGYMASLYALKRAGVSPLEIDAVYLGTESKPYAVKPGSSIIAEALGIKHEKAVADLEFACRVGAEGIRLGITHIESGLAKYVLAIGADTSQSSPGDVLEFTASSGGAAYVIGSKDNAVAIFEGFVSYSTDTPDFWRRDGAPYPLHGEGFTGEPAYFNHVVTAAKLLMKELGLKASDFDYAVFHQPNGKFPLRAASVLGIPKEKVLPGIVTPYIGNTYNGSMLIGLARILEHSKPGQRILAVSFGSGAGSDAFSIVVTDRIHEVVKNAPTVDEFLSRKEYIDYATYAKIRGLINRYRL; encoded by the coding sequence TTGCCTAAATGCTCAAAAAGTGGAATTGTTGGCTGGGGAGTCTACATACCAAGGTATAGAATACGTGCTGACGATATTGTGAAGATGTGGGGATTTGATGAAGAATCTGCTAAAGGTATATGGATTGAGGAAAAAGCTGTGGGCAACATAGATGAAGATGCAGTTACTATAGGATACATGGCATCTCTCTATGCTTTGAAAAGAGCTGGTGTTAGTCCCTTGGAAATAGATGCTGTTTATCTTGGAACAGAAAGCAAGCCATATGCTGTCAAACCTGGTTCTAGCATAATTGCAGAGGCTCTTGGCATTAAACATGAAAAAGCTGTGGCCGATTTAGAGTTTGCTTGTAGAGTTGGTGCTGAGGGTATTAGACTTGGCATTACCCATATTGAAAGTGGACTTGCAAAATATGTTTTGGCAATAGGTGCTGACACATCACAAAGTAGCCCAGGAGATGTACTAGAGTTTACTGCAAGCAGTGGTGGTGCAGCATATGTTATAGGTTCTAAAGACAATGCTGTTGCTATATTTGAGGGCTTTGTGTCATACTCCACAGATACTCCCGATTTCTGGAGAAGAGATGGTGCCCCCTATCCTCTCCATGGAGAGGGCTTCACAGGAGAGCCAGCATATTTTAACCATGTGGTTACAGCAGCAAAGTTATTGATGAAAGAGTTAGGTTTAAAAGCATCAGATTTTGATTACGCTGTTTTTCATCAGCCAAATGGAAAATTTCCACTAAGAGCAGCCTCAGTTCTTGGAATACCAAAAGAGAAGGTTCTTCCAGGAATTGTAACGCCCTACATTGGCAATACATACAATGGCTCAATGCTAATAGGATTAGCAAGAATATTGGAGCATTCCAAGCCAGGACAAAGAATATTGGCAGTATCATTTGGTAGTGGTGCTGGAAGTGATGCCTTTAGCATAGTTGTTACAGATAGAATTCATGAAGTAGTTAAAAATGCGCCAACTGTGGATGAGTTTCTTAGTAGAAAAGAATACATTGATTATGCTACATATGCGAAAATAAGAGGGCTTATAAATAGATATAGGCTTTAA